One Glycine soja cultivar W05 chromosome 2, ASM419377v2, whole genome shotgun sequence genomic region harbors:
- the LOC114399671 gene encoding uncharacterized protein LOC114399671, whose amino-acid sequence MNSLTLFLSFCLILITNSPSLTNANGSDLISQICKASVNQNECTDILTAYPRIMHANNFFELAEAILQLSLYKAIEGQKFLRTLMKSENVPAIAQCANSDYESVITAYKSALSKLKDDPKTAKHYARDAGNGPVSCETALAATTVYFNFEISNLNIQMGSLSYIATLVIDKLII is encoded by the coding sequence ATGAATTCTTTAACGCTATTTCTCTCCTTTTGCTTGATCCTCATTACCAATTCTCCTTCGCTGACAAATGCTAATGGTTCTGACCTAATTTCCCAAATTTGCAAGGCCTCAGTAAACCAAAATGAATGCACGGACATCCTGACAGCTTATCCTAGAATTATGCATGCAAATAACTTTTTTGAACTTGCAGAGGCCATCTTGCAGTTGTCCTTATACAAGGCAATAGAAGGACAGAAGTTTCTTAGGACATTGATGAAGTCAGAAAATGTTCCAGCCATTGCACAATGTGCAAACTCTGACTATGAAAGTGTGATTACAGCGTATAAGAGTGCTCTAAGCAAGTTGAAAGACGATCCTAAAACTGCTAAGCATTATGCCAGAGATGCTGGTAATGGTCCTGTTTCCTGTGAGACAGCCTTGGCTGCTACAACTGTTTATTTTAACTTTGAAATTTCTAATCTTAACATCCAAATGGGGTCGCTTAGCTATATTGCAACCCTAGTCATAGATAAACTTATTATTTAG
- the LOC114399662 gene encoding 40S ribosomal protein S4-1 — MARGLKKHLKRLNAPKHWMLDKLGGAFAPKPSSGPHKSRECLPLILILRNRLKYALTYREVIAILMQRHVLVDGKVRTDKTYPAGFMDVVSIPKTNENFRLLYDTKGRFRLHSVRDDEAKFKLCKVRSVQFGQKGIPYLNTYDGRTIRYPDPLIRANDTIKLDLEENKIVDFIKFDVGNVVMVTGGRNRGRVGVIKNREKHKGSFETIHVQDSTGHEFATRMGNVFTIGKGTKPWISLPKGKGIKLSIIEEARKRIAAQQATAA, encoded by the exons ATG GCTAGGGGATTGAAGAAGCATCTCAAGAGGCTCAATGCTCCTAAGCATTGGATGCTTGACAAACTGGGTGGTGCATTT GCGCCCAAACCCTCATCTGGACCACACAAATCTAGGGAGTGCCTTCCCCTCATACTCATCCTACGAAACCGGCTAAAGTATGCTCTGACTTACCGTGAAGTCATCGCTATTCTGATGCAGAGACATGTTCTTGTTGATGGAAAAGTCAGGACTGACAAGACTTACCCTGCTGGTTTCATGG ATGTTGTTTCAATCCCAAAAACCAATGAGAACTTCCGCCTGCTCTATGACACTAAAGGCCGATTCCGTCTCCATTCTGTCAGGGATGATGAGgcaaag TTCAAGCTCTGCAAGGTTAGGTCAGTGCAGTTTGGCCAGAAAGGTATCCCATACCTGAACACCTATGATGGTCGCACCATCCGTTACCCAGACCCTCTCATCAGGGCCAACGACACCATTAAGCTGGATCTGGAGGAAAACAAGATTGTTGATTTTATCAAATTTGATGTTGGGAATGTAGTTATGGTAACAGGTGGGAGAAACAGGGGGCGTGTTGGAGTGATCAAGAACAGGGAGAAGCATAAGGGTAGCTTTGAGACAATTCACGTGCAGGATTCCACTGGACATGAATTTGCTACTCGCATGGGCAATGTGTTCACTATTGGCAAGGGCACAAAGCCATGGATATCACTGCCCAAGGGTAAGGGTATTAAGCTATCAATCATTGAAGAAGCTAGGAAAAGGATTGCCGCCCAGCAAGCAACTGCTGCTTAA
- the LOC114399679 gene encoding protein MID1-COMPLEMENTING ACTIVITY 1-like isoform X2 — MENLAQVAGLNAMSVTNTVITAAHNARAHRRNCERMAAQVRMIWNLLEALKSTEVARLPATKEPLDGLEEALQEALDLVESCKDRSYLYMLAMGWSVVNQFRHVQAQIDRYLGLVPLISVVHDFRMQHFSEEDKREYTLDEEEMETQNVILKTSRSKKDACILEKSLSRRYPDLVFHEALKEEKEKLHVELSRSRTNNDPEQCRVIEHLIEVTKNVVNMSPNKKVTKIVFNEPTDLIARHITDNAIASEDLELESGDKSQSEWKTDLFGCCREPCLCLKTCFFPCGTFSWIANVVTRGETSRKRAMTNLVAYSIFCGCCCYSCCIRRKLRNQFNIEGGLCDDFLTHLMCCCCAMVQEWRELELSGFGDCQERKMFPPPNQFMES, encoded by the exons ATGGAGAACCTAGCGCAGGTTGCAGGGTTGAACGCAATGAGCGTGACGAACACGGTGATAACGGCGGCGCACAACGCGAGGGCGCACCGGCGGAACTGCGAGCGCATGGCGGCGCAGGTGAGGATGATATGGAACCTATTGGAGGCGCTGAAATCGACGGAGGTGGCGCGGTTGCCTGCGACGAAGGAACCCTTGGACGGTCTCGAAGAGGCTCTGCAGGAAGCGTTGGATTTGGTGGAAAGTTGCAAAGACAGGAGTTACCTGTACATGCTTGCCATGGGTTGGAGCGTAGTGAATCAGTTCCGCCACGTTCAGGCGCAGATCGATCGCTACCTTGGACTCGTGCCATTGATTTCCGTAGTCCATGACTTTCGTATGCAG CATTTCAGCGAAGAGGATAAAAGGGAATACACTCTGGATGAAGAAGAAATGGAGACCCAAAATGTGATATTAAAGACTAGTCGATCTAAGAAGGATGCATGTATATTGGAGAAGTCCTTATCTCGTAGGTATCCAGATTTGGTGTTCCACGAGGCCCTCAAAGAGGAGAAAGAAAAACTGCATGTTGAACTAAGTAGATCAAGAACCAATAATGACCCAGAACAATGCAGGGTAATTGAACATCTTATTGAAGTCACAAAAAATGTTGTCAACATGTCACCCAACAAAAAGGTTACAAAAATTGTTTTCAATGAACCAACTGATTTGATTGCAAG GCATATAACTGATAATGCCATAGCCTCTGAGGACCTTGAGTTGGAATCTGGAGATAAAAGTCAATCAGAATGGAAGACTGATCTCTTTGGTTGCTGTAGGGAGCCTTGCTTAT GCTTGAAGACCTGCTTCTTCCCATGTGGAACATTTTCTTGGATAGCAAATGTGGTTACTAGAGGAGAAACTT CTCGAAAACGAGCAATGACTAATCTAGTGGCTTACTCCATCTTTTGTGGTTGCTGCTGTTATTCTTGTTGCATAAGAAGGAAACTGCGTAACCAGTTTAACATTGAG GGAGGTTTGTGTGATGACTTCTTAACGCATCTAATGTGTTGCTGTTGCGCAATGGTTCAAGAATGGCGTGAGCTTGAGCTCAGTGGTTTTGGAG ATTGCCAGGAAAGAAAGATGTTTCCCCCTCCGAACCAGTTCATGGAGTCgtga
- the LOC114399679 gene encoding cell number regulator 13-like isoform X1, whose protein sequence is MENLAQVAGLNAMSVTNTVITAAHNARAHRRNCERMAAQVRMIWNLLEALKSTEVARLPATKEPLDGLEEALQEALDLVESCKDRSYLYMLAMGWSVVNQFRHVQAQIDRYLGLVPLISVVHDFRMQHFSEEDKREYTLDEEEMETQNVILKTSRSKKDACILEKSLSRRYPDLVFHEALKEEKEKLHVELSRSRTNNDPEQCRVIEHLIEVTKNVVNMSPNKKVTKIVFNEPTDLIARHITDNAIASEDLELESGDKSQSEWKTDLFGCCREPCLCLKTCFFPCGTFSWIANVVTRGETSRKRAMTNLVAYSIFCGCCCYSCCIRRKLRNQFNIEGGLCDDFLTHLMCCCCAMVQEWRELELSGFGGMLNRLNFFRHIFIVKLLLRMVYQRESIVLQPKPCG, encoded by the exons ATGGAGAACCTAGCGCAGGTTGCAGGGTTGAACGCAATGAGCGTGACGAACACGGTGATAACGGCGGCGCACAACGCGAGGGCGCACCGGCGGAACTGCGAGCGCATGGCGGCGCAGGTGAGGATGATATGGAACCTATTGGAGGCGCTGAAATCGACGGAGGTGGCGCGGTTGCCTGCGACGAAGGAACCCTTGGACGGTCTCGAAGAGGCTCTGCAGGAAGCGTTGGATTTGGTGGAAAGTTGCAAAGACAGGAGTTACCTGTACATGCTTGCCATGGGTTGGAGCGTAGTGAATCAGTTCCGCCACGTTCAGGCGCAGATCGATCGCTACCTTGGACTCGTGCCATTGATTTCCGTAGTCCATGACTTTCGTATGCAG CATTTCAGCGAAGAGGATAAAAGGGAATACACTCTGGATGAAGAAGAAATGGAGACCCAAAATGTGATATTAAAGACTAGTCGATCTAAGAAGGATGCATGTATATTGGAGAAGTCCTTATCTCGTAGGTATCCAGATTTGGTGTTCCACGAGGCCCTCAAAGAGGAGAAAGAAAAACTGCATGTTGAACTAAGTAGATCAAGAACCAATAATGACCCAGAACAATGCAGGGTAATTGAACATCTTATTGAAGTCACAAAAAATGTTGTCAACATGTCACCCAACAAAAAGGTTACAAAAATTGTTTTCAATGAACCAACTGATTTGATTGCAAG GCATATAACTGATAATGCCATAGCCTCTGAGGACCTTGAGTTGGAATCTGGAGATAAAAGTCAATCAGAATGGAAGACTGATCTCTTTGGTTGCTGTAGGGAGCCTTGCTTAT GCTTGAAGACCTGCTTCTTCCCATGTGGAACATTTTCTTGGATAGCAAATGTGGTTACTAGAGGAGAAACTT CTCGAAAACGAGCAATGACTAATCTAGTGGCTTACTCCATCTTTTGTGGTTGCTGCTGTTATTCTTGTTGCATAAGAAGGAAACTGCGTAACCAGTTTAACATTGAG GGAGGTTTGTGTGATGACTTCTTAACGCATCTAATGTGTTGCTGTTGCGCAATGGTTCAAGAATGGCGTGAGCTTGAGCTCAGTGGTTTTGGAGGTATGCTGAATAGACTTAACTTTTTCAGACATATCTTCATCGTAAAACTGTTACTAAGGATGGTGTATCAAAGAGAGTCTATAGTGCTGCAGCCTAAGCCTTGTGGTTAA